The following are from one region of the Salicibibacter kimchii genome:
- the putP gene encoding sodium/proline symporter PutP codes for MNLDLPTLITFVIYIIGMLIFGVIFYRTTTNLSDYVLGGRKLNSWVTALSAGASDMSAFMILGLPGAVYLSGMSELWLPVGLTIGAYLNWQFLAKRLRRYTEIAGNAITLPDFLEKRFYDNTTAMHTKILRIVSAFFILLFFTFYTSSGLVGGALLFSSTFGWEYQTALWIGAIVIISYTFLGGFLAVSYTDFIQGVIMFLGLIIVPIVAVMELGGWNDTVSAISEVDPVYLDAFAGTSAIAIISLLAWGLGYFGQPHIITRFMAIRSEKEIPAARAIGMTWMTFGLLGAIFVGFIGIAYFGGAGPGSALADEETVYIFFTQILFNPLVAGILLAAILAAIMSTIDSQLLVSSSALTEDFYRGLLKPTASSRELVWVGRFGVVGIALIATFLAMDPESTVLELVEYAWAGFGAAFGPVMLFSVFWRRMTAWGAIAGIITGGLTVIVWNFFEGGLFDLYELLPGFIFGSLAIIIVSLLNQRPADRILDEFDFVDNAKYDEENKMYVRKDS; via the coding sequence ATGAATCTTGACCTACCTACGCTGATAACCTTCGTCATCTACATTATCGGTATGCTTATCTTTGGGGTGATTTTTTACCGTACAACGACGAATTTGTCTGATTATGTGCTCGGGGGGAGAAAGCTGAACAGCTGGGTGACCGCCTTAAGTGCCGGAGCGTCTGACATGAGTGCGTTCATGATCCTTGGACTTCCGGGTGCCGTATATTTATCCGGCATGAGCGAACTGTGGCTGCCGGTTGGCCTAACCATTGGTGCTTACCTAAATTGGCAATTCCTTGCCAAGCGTTTGCGCCGTTATACGGAAATTGCCGGAAACGCGATCACACTTCCGGATTTTCTGGAAAAACGCTTTTACGATAACACAACAGCGATGCACACAAAAATATTGCGTATTGTCTCGGCTTTTTTTATCCTTCTTTTTTTCACATTTTATACATCTTCCGGACTCGTCGGCGGTGCATTACTTTTCTCCAGTACCTTCGGCTGGGAATACCAAACGGCTTTATGGATCGGCGCGATCGTTATCATCTCCTATACATTTTTGGGCGGATTTTTAGCGGTCAGTTACACCGATTTCATCCAGGGTGTCATCATGTTCTTGGGACTTATCATTGTACCCATTGTTGCAGTGATGGAATTAGGTGGGTGGAACGATACCGTCTCCGCCATTTCAGAAGTGGACCCGGTATACTTGGATGCATTTGCAGGCACGTCGGCAATAGCGATCATTTCGCTACTCGCTTGGGGACTTGGCTATTTTGGGCAACCGCATATCATTACGCGCTTTATGGCCATTCGATCTGAAAAAGAAATCCCGGCCGCACGTGCGATCGGCATGACATGGATGACCTTCGGCCTTTTAGGGGCGATATTTGTCGGCTTCATCGGCATTGCCTATTTTGGCGGGGCAGGCCCGGGTTCTGCCTTGGCAGATGAAGAAACCGTTTATATCTTTTTTACGCAAATCCTCTTTAACCCCTTGGTCGCCGGGATTTTACTAGCCGCGATTTTAGCCGCGATTATGAGTACCATCGATTCCCAGTTGCTCGTCTCATCGAGTGCGCTTACCGAGGATTTCTATCGCGGTTTACTTAAACCCACTGCGTCTTCCCGAGAATTGGTGTGGGTCGGACGATTCGGTGTCGTTGGAATCGCCCTAATCGCGACGTTTTTGGCAATGGATCCCGAAAGTACGGTACTTGAACTTGTGGAATATGCCTGGGCCGGTTTTGGTGCTGCATTCGGACCCGTTATGTTATTCAGCGTCTTTTGGCGACGCATGACGGCTTGGGGAGCGATTGCAGGGATCATCACCGGCGGCCTAACGGTTATCGTTTGGAACTTCTTTGAAGGTGGGCTGTTCGACCTCTATGAACTTCTACCCGGTTTTATTTTTGGGAGCTTAGCGATTATCATCGTAAGCTTGCTTAATCAACGGCCAGCCGATCGGATTTTGGATGAGTTTGATTTTGTTGACAATGCCAAGTATGACGAAGAGAACAAAATGTATGTCAGAAAAGATTCTTAA
- a CDS encoding haloacid dehalogenase type II gives MLPKAITFDCYGTIIDWDRAVQHYFENVLAQYDINNADVVALQKHWENIQFTYIQDHYRPYKEVLKHTMAMAFREYGYPFSTDDCIAFSESMGNWAPFPEAKEALLELKKFTKIALITNTDDAIIDKTVKHLGIDFDEIITAEQAGVYKANHRGFEMAMERLGVDCSELLHVGFGFKYDVVPANELGIKSCWVNRYGEVRPANVKETFLVGDIATLALLVKGMAYST, from the coding sequence TTGTTACCAAAAGCAATCACTTTCGACTGTTATGGAACGATCATTGACTGGGATCGGGCTGTTCAACATTATTTTGAGAACGTATTAGCCCAATATGACATAAACAATGCAGATGTAGTCGCTCTCCAGAAACATTGGGAAAACATTCAGTTCACCTACATCCAGGATCACTACCGCCCTTATAAGGAAGTTTTGAAACATACGATGGCGATGGCGTTCCGGGAATATGGTTATCCTTTTAGTACAGATGATTGTATAGCCTTCTCCGAATCCATGGGCAACTGGGCGCCTTTTCCAGAGGCTAAAGAAGCTTTGCTGGAACTTAAAAAATTCACCAAAATCGCTCTGATCACGAACACGGACGACGCCATTATTGATAAAACCGTCAAACATTTAGGGATTGATTTTGATGAGATCATTACAGCTGAACAGGCCGGTGTTTACAAGGCCAATCACCGAGGGTTTGAGATGGCCATGGAACGATTAGGCGTGGATTGTTCGGAGTTACTTCACGTTGGTTTTGGCTTCAAATATGATGTCGTTCCGGCCAATGAATTAGGCATTAAATCATGCTGGGTCAACCGCTATGGAGAAGTTCGGCCAGCGAATGTAAAAGAAACGTTTTTAGTCGGAGATATTGCGACACTGGCTTTATTAGTCAAGGGAATGGCTTATTCCACATAG
- a CDS encoding RNA-guided endonuclease TnpB family protein has protein sequence MQKYTTVIRKNQVPVNMIDGSLIKLPKLGWVRFKNSRKKVEQHIEPKEKTISAVGIDLGIADFAILSTGRKVDNNQLTRTMEKKLAREQRKLARRGLEAKRRDVSLDQAKNYQKQKIKAARLHEQVTNHRLDFLHKRSTDIIKNHDIICIEDLNTKGMLRSRKLSKAISDVSWSEFLRQLMYKAAWYGKSVDRNWNKIVMKGKIDQFLSRYFSGERFNLKTCRV, from the coding sequence GTGCAAAAATATACGACTGTGATCCGTAAGAATCAAGTCCCTGTCAATATGATTGATGGAAGCCTTATTAAGTTACCGAAACTTGGGTGGGTGAGATTCAAAAACAGCCGTAAGAAGGTAGAACAGCATATTGAACCAAAAGAGAAAACAATATCTGCGGTTGGAATTGACCTAGGAATTGCCGATTTCGCCATCCTGTCAACAGGGCGTAAAGTAGATAACAACCAATTGACTCGAACAATGGAAAAGAAACTTGCCCGAGAGCAGCGAAAGCTGGCTCGACGGGGATTAGAAGCTAAGAGGAGAGATGTTTCTCTCGACCAAGCGAAGAACTATCAAAAGCAAAAGATTAAGGCTGCTCGTTTGCACGAACAAGTCACCAATCATCGTTTGGACTTCCTGCACAAACGCTCAACAGACATCATCAAAAACCACGATATCATCTGTATTGAGGATTTGAATACGAAAGGGATGCTAAGAAGCAGAAAATTGTCCAAGGCTATAAGTGACGTATCTTGGTCAGAATTTTTGCGGCAACTCATGTACAAAGCAGCATGGTACGGAAAATCAGTAGACCGCAATTGGAACAAAATTGTGATGAAGGGAAAAATCGATCAATTTTTATCTCGTTACTTTAGTGGCGAGAGGTTCAATTTGAAAACATGCCGCGTATAG
- a CDS encoding proline dehydrogenase family protein, with protein MQNITRHFFSYLSKNKLLNQGAKRWGLKLGASKVVAGVNIESAIEKIKDLNDSGRLVTLDHLGEFVEEEQEARDGMEAGLHTLDVLHEHGVHSTLSVKLTKLGLDIDKTLCWEHISALARRASIYGNSINIDMEDYARYEKTLTILRTLRKQYDNVGTVLQSYLHRGVEDVNALAGVPLRIVKGAYKESPTVAYQNKTDIDRNFLQMVETHMINESYTAIATHDHELIDQVKAFAARNRIPREMFEFQMLYGFRNDLQQSLADEGYRFRTYVPFGREWYGYFMRRLAERPQNISFAIRGMFSN; from the coding sequence ATGCAAAATATAACCCGACATTTTTTCTCCTATCTCTCTAAAAACAAACTCTTGAATCAAGGCGCAAAACGATGGGGGCTGAAGCTCGGCGCTTCAAAAGTCGTTGCAGGGGTAAACATTGAAAGCGCAATAGAGAAAATCAAAGATTTAAACGACAGTGGCCGTCTCGTTACCCTCGATCATCTCGGCGAGTTCGTCGAGGAGGAACAAGAAGCAAGGGACGGAATGGAAGCAGGCCTGCATACGCTGGATGTCTTGCATGAACATGGGGTGCATAGCACCCTTTCCGTGAAGTTGACCAAACTCGGGTTAGACATCGATAAAACCCTCTGTTGGGAGCATATCTCGGCGCTTGCCCGCCGAGCTTCCATTTATGGCAACTCGATTAACATCGATATGGAGGACTATGCCCGTTATGAAAAGACGCTCACGATCTTGCGTACTTTGCGGAAACAATACGATAACGTCGGTACAGTCCTGCAATCTTACCTGCACAGGGGCGTTGAGGACGTGAATGCTTTAGCAGGCGTCCCTTTGCGTATCGTTAAAGGGGCATATAAAGAATCGCCGACGGTTGCTTATCAAAATAAGACGGACATTGATCGAAATTTCTTGCAAATGGTAGAGACGCATATGATAAACGAGAGTTATACGGCCATCGCGACTCATGATCATGAACTTATTGATCAAGTGAAAGCATTTGCGGCGCGTAATCGCATCCCGAGAGAGATGTTCGAATTTCAAATGCTTTACGGTTTTCGCAACGACTTGCAGCAATCTCTTGCCGATGAAGGGTACCGTTTTCGCACTTACGTCCCTTTTGGAAGGGAGTGGTACGGCTATTTCATGCGCCGGTTGGCAGAGCGCCCGCAAAACATTAGTTTTGCTATACGCGGCATGTTTTCAAATTGA
- the pruA gene encoding L-glutamate gamma-semialdehyde dehydrogenase has product MVVPYTHEPFTNFQDNSNRSEYDAALQLVKSELGKAYPLIIGGERVTTDEQIVSVNPADKSEVVGTVSKANQALAEQAMDEAQEAFKTWSAWDPEARANVLFRTAAIARRRKHEFSAWMTYEIGKTRKEADADSAEAIDFLEYYARQMVELKDGEAINSRWFEHNQYTYQPLGVGLTISPWNLPFAIMAGTTVGPMVAGNTILLKPASLTPVITYKFLEVLEEAGMPAGVVNFIPGSGREIGDYLVEHPKTRFVNFTGSKEVGIGIYEKAAKVQPGQNFLKKTAIEMGGKDTIIVDDDADLDLAAASIVQSAYGFSGQKCSACSRVVAHEDVYDKILEKVTKLTEDLSVGDPVDGNTYMGPVCEQSAYDKILNYIEIGKGEARLVTGGSGDNDKGYFIQPTVFADADPNARIMQEEIFGPVVAFTKAKDIQEMIDIANNTDYGLTGSIISNNRAHLEKARREFQVGNLYFNRGCTAAIVGYQPFGGFKLSGTDAKAGGPGYILHFMDPKTVCDQF; this is encoded by the coding sequence ATGGTCGTCCCGTACACCCATGAACCTTTTACAAATTTTCAAGATAATAGCAACCGTTCCGAATATGACGCGGCGCTTCAATTAGTAAAAAGTGAGCTAGGCAAAGCATATCCGCTCATCATTGGCGGGGAGCGGGTGACGACAGACGAACAAATCGTATCGGTCAACCCGGCCGACAAGAGTGAAGTCGTCGGTACCGTCTCCAAGGCTAATCAAGCACTAGCGGAACAAGCAATGGATGAAGCACAGGAGGCGTTTAAAACATGGAGCGCCTGGGACCCGGAAGCACGCGCGAACGTGCTATTCCGGACAGCCGCCATCGCTCGCCGTCGCAAGCATGAATTCTCGGCTTGGATGACCTATGAAATTGGTAAAACGAGAAAAGAAGCAGACGCCGATTCAGCCGAAGCGATCGATTTCCTGGAATATTACGCACGACAAATGGTCGAACTTAAAGACGGCGAAGCGATCAACAGCCGCTGGTTTGAACACAACCAATACACGTATCAGCCCTTAGGCGTTGGGCTAACGATTTCCCCATGGAATCTGCCGTTTGCCATCATGGCAGGAACGACCGTCGGCCCAATGGTCGCCGGAAATACCATCTTGCTGAAACCGGCAAGCCTCACCCCGGTCATCACTTATAAATTTTTGGAAGTGCTTGAAGAAGCCGGCATGCCGGCGGGTGTCGTCAATTTCATCCCTGGAAGCGGCCGGGAAATCGGCGATTATCTCGTTGAGCACCCAAAAACCCGCTTTGTCAATTTTACCGGCTCCAAAGAAGTGGGCATCGGCATTTACGAAAAAGCAGCCAAAGTCCAGCCGGGGCAAAATTTTTTGAAAAAAACAGCGATCGAGATGGGCGGAAAAGACACCATTATCGTTGATGATGACGCGGACCTTGACCTTGCCGCAGCGTCCATCGTGCAATCGGCTTACGGTTTTAGCGGTCAAAAATGCTCCGCATGCTCGCGTGTCGTCGCTCACGAAGATGTCTACGATAAGATACTGGAGAAAGTCACGAAGCTTACCGAAGACCTTTCAGTCGGGGACCCTGTGGACGGGAATACCTATATGGGACCGGTATGCGAGCAGTCCGCTTACGATAAAATTCTTAACTACATTGAAATCGGAAAAGGAGAAGCACGCCTCGTCACCGGCGGTAGCGGGGATAATGATAAAGGCTACTTCATCCAACCGACGGTTTTTGCCGATGCCGACCCGAACGCGCGCATTATGCAGGAAGAGATTTTCGGTCCGGTTGTGGCGTTTACAAAAGCAAAAGACATTCAAGAAATGATCGATATTGCCAACAACACCGACTACGGGTTAACCGGATCGATCATATCCAATAATCGCGCGCACCTTGAAAAAGCACGCCGGGAATTCCAAGTCGGTAACCTTTACTTTAACCGCGGATGTACCGCCGCGATCGTTGGATACCAGCCGTTCGGTGGTTTTAAATTATCCGGCACGGACGCCAAAGCCGGAGGACCCGGATATATCCTCCACTTTATGGATCCAAAAACGGTTTGCGATCAGTTTTAA
- a CDS encoding sigma-54 interaction domain-containing protein, whose product MAELALKERINAYEQLFDKLDLGIRVIDRDRRPLIYNTKMRAIESMTLSDFTDRPFMDVFQFRDEKESRLIQALKYEHSVEDKKQTYFNAQGEVITTINHVYPLLEGGKVIAAVEIAKDVSRMEQILRDKRTNEEGTRFQFQDLLGESDRFMEVIAQAKHSARTSSPVLIIGETGTGKELFAQSIHQQSDRDTKPFVTQNCAALPESLVEGILFGTAKGAFTGAVDRPGLFEQADGGTLLLDEINALPYHLQPKLLRVLQEKKVVRIGEAKERSVNVRLMATLNEDPIKAIDEQRLRQDLYYRLSVVSLFIPPLRERDDDITTLARFFLRKYNNRFQLKVERLTEEALHLLRLYNWPGNVRELEHTIEGAMNFLSEETVMDVHHLPSHLRLRQSEKTDISAQTKPLPEQMAMFEQHLITNAMERHTDNVTQAAKSLGISRQRLQYKLDKYRK is encoded by the coding sequence GTGGCCGAATTAGCACTTAAAGAACGGATCAACGCCTATGAGCAATTGTTTGACAAACTCGACCTCGGCATTCGCGTGATTGACCGGGATAGAAGACCACTCATTTACAATACGAAAATGCGTGCCATCGAGTCGATGACATTATCCGACTTTACCGATCGCCCGTTTATGGATGTCTTCCAATTTCGCGATGAAAAAGAGAGCCGACTCATCCAGGCATTGAAATACGAACACAGTGTGGAAGATAAAAAACAAACGTATTTTAATGCACAAGGCGAAGTGATCACGACGATTAACCATGTATATCCATTATTGGAAGGCGGAAAAGTCATTGCGGCGGTCGAAATTGCCAAAGACGTTAGCCGAATGGAACAAATTCTCCGCGATAAACGGACCAATGAAGAAGGCACCCGCTTTCAATTTCAGGATTTGCTCGGGGAGTCCGATCGCTTTATGGAAGTGATCGCGCAGGCAAAACACTCCGCTCGCACCTCTTCCCCCGTGCTTATTATCGGAGAGACAGGTACCGGTAAAGAGCTGTTCGCCCAAAGTATCCACCAACAAAGCGATCGCGATACCAAACCGTTCGTAACCCAAAATTGTGCAGCCCTTCCCGAAAGTCTTGTGGAAGGAATCCTGTTTGGGACCGCAAAGGGAGCGTTCACCGGTGCAGTGGACCGTCCGGGGTTATTTGAACAAGCAGACGGAGGGACATTGCTTTTAGATGAGATCAACGCGCTTCCTTATCATTTGCAACCAAAACTTTTGCGCGTCCTGCAAGAAAAGAAAGTCGTTCGCATCGGTGAAGCGAAAGAGCGGTCGGTCAATGTCCGCTTGATGGCAACGCTGAATGAAGATCCCATAAAAGCGATTGATGAGCAGCGACTGCGCCAAGACCTCTATTACCGATTGAGCGTGGTGAGCTTATTTATTCCGCCGTTGCGCGAACGAGACGACGATATTACAACGCTTGCCCGCTTTTTTTTACGAAAATACAACAATCGTTTTCAATTAAAGGTGGAACGGCTCACGGAGGAAGCATTGCATTTGCTGCGTTTGTATAACTGGCCCGGGAATGTGAGGGAATTGGAGCATACGATCGAGGGCGCCATGAATTTTTTATCAGAGGAAACGGTGATGGATGTTCATCACTTGCCTTCTCATCTCCGTCTGAGGCAAAGCGAAAAAACCGATATTTCTGCGCAAACAAAACCATTACCCGAACAAATGGCCATGTTTGAACAACACCTCATTACCAACGCAATGGAAAGGCACACCGATAATGTCACCCAGGCAGCGAAATCGCTCGGCATTAGTCGCCAACGCTTGCAGTATAAATTGGACAAATACCGCAAATAA
- the alaS gene encoding alanine--tRNA ligase, with translation MKRLTSAEVRQLFLDFFKEKGHDIEPSAPLVPHEDPSLLWINSGVATLKKYFDGRIVPENPRIVNAQKAIRTNDIENVGKTARHHTFFEMLGNFSIGDYFKKEAIAFAWEFLTDDRWIGFDPERLSVTVHPEDDEAYRYWKDTIGLPEERIIRLEENFWDIGEGPSGPNAEIFYDRGPAYGDDQTDPELYPGGENERYLEIWNLVFSQFNHNPDGTYTPLPSQNIDTGLGLERLVSVIQDTKTNYETDLFLPIIKETEPLTKTSYGEKETYDTAFKVVADHVRTVSFTIADGALPSNEGRGYVQRRLLRRAVRYAQSLDINEPFMYRLVPVVATIMEPHYPNVKEKEAFIQKVVRNEEERFHETLSDGLAILNDVMTKAKQAGATQIDGDDVFRLYDTYGFPVDLTEEYVKDAGLNVDLDGFEQAMHAQRERARAARKEGDSMQSQNEALRSLHETSTFVGYDKSAIATEAKAIVQKDARVEAVNAGEEALVLLKETPFYAESGGQVADQGLIFSDGTTAEVTDVQQAPNGQPLHRVTVTEGTLTTGNPIMASIHAQDRAATRKNHTATHLVHQALKDVLGDHVNQAGSYVGPGRLRFDFSHFGQVSNTEMQEIEAIVNEKVADATELMIEETTMEDAKAKGAMALFGEKYGNNVRVVHIGDYSIELCGGTHVTNSAEVGIVKLISETGIGAGVRRIEAVTGQAAYHYIEQQLQVLDEVKEQLKAKSTEDVPRRVEQLQQGVREKEKENESIAAKLGNMEAMQLLNDVHEINGVPVVAGQLDNSDMDTLRTTADQLKQKLPTGIIVLGTARDDKVNIVATVSKDLISDGYKAGDIVKKVAAICDGGGGGRPDMAQAGGKNPEKLPEAMAAVDEIIASIS, from the coding sequence ATGAAACGGTTAACGTCAGCTGAAGTGCGCCAACTTTTTCTTGATTTTTTTAAAGAAAAGGGCCACGACATCGAACCGAGCGCTCCCCTCGTACCTCATGAAGATCCGTCATTGTTGTGGATCAACAGCGGGGTGGCGACGTTAAAAAAATATTTTGACGGACGAATCGTTCCGGAAAACCCGCGCATCGTCAATGCCCAGAAAGCGATTCGGACGAACGATATTGAAAACGTCGGCAAAACCGCCCGCCATCATACGTTTTTTGAAATGCTCGGCAACTTCTCGATCGGCGATTATTTTAAAAAAGAGGCTATTGCATTTGCCTGGGAATTTCTAACCGATGATCGTTGGATCGGATTTGACCCGGAACGCTTGTCCGTGACTGTCCATCCCGAAGATGATGAAGCGTATCGCTATTGGAAAGACACGATTGGACTGCCGGAAGAGAGGATTATTCGCCTGGAGGAAAATTTTTGGGACATTGGGGAAGGACCGAGCGGCCCGAACGCAGAAATTTTTTATGATCGCGGGCCTGCTTACGGCGATGACCAGACGGATCCTGAACTCTATCCGGGAGGCGAAAATGAGCGGTATTTGGAGATTTGGAATCTCGTTTTTTCCCAGTTCAATCATAACCCTGATGGCACCTATACCCCGCTCCCCAGCCAAAACATCGACACCGGGTTAGGGCTGGAGCGTTTGGTTTCGGTGATCCAAGATACAAAAACAAACTACGAGACCGATTTGTTTTTGCCGATCATTAAAGAGACGGAACCATTAACGAAAACCTCTTATGGGGAGAAAGAGACGTATGACACGGCTTTTAAAGTCGTTGCCGACCATGTCCGCACCGTTTCTTTCACGATTGCCGATGGAGCCCTTCCATCAAATGAAGGTAGGGGGTATGTGCAACGAAGACTGTTACGGCGGGCGGTCCGTTATGCACAATCGCTTGACATTAACGAACCATTCATGTATCGGCTCGTGCCGGTCGTCGCGACAATCATGGAACCTCACTATCCAAACGTGAAGGAAAAGGAAGCGTTTATTCAAAAAGTGGTTCGAAATGAAGAAGAGCGTTTTCACGAGACTTTAAGCGATGGATTGGCGATTTTAAATGATGTCATGACGAAAGCCAAGCAAGCAGGGGCCACCCAGATCGATGGCGACGACGTCTTCCGTCTATATGATACGTATGGATTTCCGGTCGATTTAACGGAAGAATATGTAAAGGATGCCGGTCTCAACGTGGATCTCGATGGATTTGAACAAGCGATGCATGCGCAACGGGAACGTGCAAGAGCCGCTCGTAAAGAAGGGGACTCGATGCAAAGCCAAAATGAAGCGCTTCGTTCCCTTCACGAAACAAGCACATTCGTCGGCTATGATAAATCCGCCATTGCCACGGAGGCAAAAGCCATCGTTCAGAAAGATGCACGTGTAGAAGCGGTGAATGCCGGAGAAGAAGCTTTAGTTCTATTAAAAGAAACGCCGTTTTACGCGGAAAGCGGCGGGCAAGTCGCGGATCAGGGACTGATTTTTTCCGATGGAACAACCGCAGAAGTGACCGATGTCCAGCAAGCGCCCAACGGACAACCGTTGCACAGGGTAACGGTTACCGAAGGCACGCTAACAACGGGCAACCCAATTATGGCTTCCATCCATGCACAAGACCGGGCCGCGACCCGCAAGAATCACACCGCTACTCATTTGGTCCATCAAGCATTAAAAGATGTGCTCGGAGACCATGTAAATCAAGCAGGTTCGTATGTCGGGCCGGGTCGGTTGCGTTTTGATTTCTCCCATTTTGGGCAAGTGTCGAACACCGAGATGCAGGAGATTGAAGCGATTGTCAATGAAAAAGTTGCAGATGCGACAGAACTGATGATAGAAGAAACAACCATGGAAGACGCAAAAGCAAAAGGGGCTATGGCGCTTTTTGGTGAAAAATATGGCAACAATGTTCGCGTCGTTCATATTGGGGATTACAGCATTGAGCTGTGCGGTGGTACCCATGTGACAAACAGTGCAGAGGTCGGAATCGTTAAATTGATCTCAGAAACGGGGATAGGCGCGGGCGTTCGAAGAATTGAAGCCGTTACCGGCCAAGCAGCATACCATTATATCGAGCAACAACTGCAAGTATTGGACGAAGTAAAGGAACAGTTGAAAGCCAAATCGACGGAAGATGTGCCCCGCAGAGTTGAACAACTTCAACAAGGCGTCCGCGAAAAAGAAAAGGAAAACGAATCAATCGCGGCAAAATTGGGGAACATGGAGGCCATGCAATTATTGAACGATGTGCATGAGATCAACGGGGTCCCGGTGGTTGCGGGGCAGCTCGATAACAGTGATATGGACACACTCCGAACGACTGCGGACCAGTTAAAACAAAAACTCCCTACGGGAATCATTGTTCTCGGAACAGCGAGAGACGACAAGGTCAACATTGTCGCTACCGTGAGCAAAGATCTGATCTCCGACGGCTATAAGGCCGGGGATATAGTGAAAAAAGTTGCAGCCATTTGTGACGGTGGCGGAGGAGGCCGCCCGGATATGGCACAGGCCGGCGGCAAAAATCCGGAAAAATTACCGGAAGCCATGGCAGCAGTCGATGAAATCATCGCTTCCATTTCATAA
- a CDS encoding IreB family regulatory phosphoprotein yields the protein MSSKDNTVQFNVPEDSDQADVKEVLVNVHQALEEKGYHPINQIVGYLLSGDPAYIPRHNDARTLIRRLERDELIEELVRTYLQRAKRRG from the coding sequence ATGAGCTCAAAAGATAACACCGTCCAATTTAATGTGCCGGAAGACTCCGATCAAGCAGACGTCAAAGAAGTTTTGGTTAACGTTCATCAAGCACTGGAAGAAAAAGGGTATCATCCGATTAATCAAATCGTCGGGTATTTATTATCCGGGGACCCGGCCTACATCCCGCGCCATAACGACGCACGCACGTTGATTCGCCGTCTTGAAAGGGACGAGCTCATTGAAGAACTCGTTCGTACGTATTTGCAGAGAGCTAAGCGTCGCGGATGA
- the ruvX gene encoding Holliday junction resolvase RuvX: MKILGLDVGDKRLGVAISDALGITAQGLETVAVQGHESTVTKIVQIAHEHDVEKIVVGLPKNMNGTLGPRAEKSQQFAAALEKHVALPVQFWDERLTTKAAERTLISADVSRKKRKKVVDKLAAVLILQGYLDHAQMKE; this comes from the coding sequence ATGAAGATTCTTGGCCTTGATGTAGGGGATAAACGACTTGGAGTAGCAATCAGTGACGCGCTGGGCATAACAGCGCAAGGACTTGAGACGGTTGCCGTGCAAGGGCACGAATCCACGGTGACAAAGATTGTGCAGATCGCTCATGAACATGACGTAGAAAAAATTGTAGTAGGTTTGCCGAAAAACATGAATGGGACACTGGGCCCTCGTGCCGAAAAATCTCAACAATTTGCTGCTGCCCTTGAAAAGCATGTAGCGCTTCCTGTACAGTTTTGGGATGAACGGTTAACGACAAAAGCTGCAGAGCGAACGTTAATATCGGCAGATGTGAGTCGAAAAAAGCGAAAAAAAGTCGTTGACAAACTTGCCGCGGTGCTGATCTTACAAGGATACCTTGATCACGCCCAGATGAAAGAATGA
- a CDS encoding DUF1292 domain-containing protein, giving the protein MTEEENERVIIPDEEGNEHVFEILFTFDIDETEKSYMVVTQADEDVEEGEEVEIFAFHYEESSEEPSGFALYPIESDEEWEMVEEMIATMLDEDETLHVDGDDHSH; this is encoded by the coding sequence ATGACCGAAGAAGAAAACGAGCGTGTGATCATTCCCGATGAAGAGGGGAATGAACATGTTTTCGAAATCCTGTTTACATTTGATATTGATGAAACAGAGAAATCCTATATGGTTGTTACCCAGGCCGATGAGGATGTGGAAGAAGGGGAAGAAGTAGAAATCTTTGCCTTTCACTATGAAGAATCAAGCGAAGAGCCTTCAGGGTTTGCGCTTTATCCGATTGAATCCGATGAAGAATGGGAAATGGTTGAAGAAATGATTGCCACGATGTTGGACGAGGATGAAACCCTCCATGTTGATGGAGATGATCATAGCCACTAA